Proteins encoded within one genomic window of Citrobacter amalonaticus Y19:
- a CDS encoding TIGR03756 family integrating conjugative element protein gives MKSFSFRPRRLAIATLLVCSGTMASVNTANLLASAASTDCISWRVSGICYWLLCTPFGCTVKTSVKVTHFIPEAVVSAYLNPGDNPWTEMSTVSNAASGAEGSLLESMTGVSTGGGRQEMKAPGERKQNLHFYYGDAYGHPATKVIGGMVPGYSCDSAATPFMPYFNSSLDALVWRTGVPETLYPEALIPGQREIGETTSGNMWGNVYPRSGFVTQTDSYKSAAVVVQRVADVITRSGQLHVYNPLTGQKSPGYWPPEPVKENTGTKNHKWQRLSPQLSQTCAVFPDTNGQIAQDGNYAWALWQPYSCCKRRGQTFLSSTDFS, from the coding sequence CCACATTGCTGGTTTGTTCCGGCACCATGGCCAGCGTCAATACAGCGAATCTTCTGGCCAGCGCGGCAAGTACAGACTGTATCAGCTGGCGTGTCAGTGGTATCTGCTACTGGTTATTGTGTACCCCATTTGGTTGCACGGTGAAAACCTCGGTGAAAGTGACACATTTCATTCCGGAGGCTGTGGTATCGGCTTACCTCAACCCCGGAGATAACCCCTGGACTGAAATGTCCACAGTTAGTAACGCCGCCAGCGGTGCTGAAGGTTCTCTGCTGGAAAGTATGACGGGTGTGAGTACGGGGGGCGGTCGTCAGGAGATGAAAGCTCCCGGGGAACGTAAGCAGAACCTGCATTTCTATTACGGCGACGCCTATGGCCATCCAGCAACAAAAGTCATTGGCGGTATGGTGCCGGGCTATTCATGCGACAGTGCTGCCACTCCTTTCATGCCCTATTTCAACAGCTCACTGGATGCTCTGGTCTGGCGAACGGGTGTCCCGGAGACCCTTTATCCCGAAGCACTCATCCCCGGGCAACGAGAAATCGGGGAAACCACATCCGGCAATATGTGGGGGAACGTTTATCCACGTAGCGGGTTTGTCACCCAGACAGACAGTTACAAATCAGCAGCGGTTGTAGTTCAGCGTGTCGCTGACGTCATTACCCGCTCCGGCCAGCTCCACGTCTACAACCCCCTTACGGGACAGAAGTCCCCGGGTTACTGGCCACCCGAGCCGGTAAAAGAAAATACCGGCACCAAAAACCACAAATGGCAGCGACTTTCGCCTCAGTTGTCCCAGACCTGTGCAGTGTTTCCCGACACCAATGGCCAGATTGCCCAGGACGGTAACTATGCCTGGGCATTGTGGCAACCGTACAGCTGCTGCAAACGTCGCGGCCAGACGTTCCTTTCCAGCACCGATTTCTCATAA